GACGTTAACGGGACTGCCGACGCTGACGTTCAAGTACGGCCTCTCAGGGCCCCTCTTTAGCGCTAGAACTGCGTAGTCTTTATCAAGAGGTAGATTATTTGTACTCTTAAGCCTTGTCCAGTCGTAAGGTAGAAATGCCTTGGAGACACGAATCCAAATAAGGGCACGTTCCCACTCAGTTGTAGATATTTCCTCTGGTTTCAAGCTCCGACCGCGGCGAAATCCGACGTTGAGTTGCCGGACCGGAACGCGGTAACGTTTACCGTCGTGTATGCAACGCGCTGCGGTCAATACATAGTTCTCTCCTATAAGCACCCCGGAGCATCCGGTCGACAACTTGACGGCGGAAGAAAATGGTTCTTTCGCTAGAAATTTGCGATCGTCTATGGGAAATCGAGTGTTGGTGCCAATAATCGACCGCCTTCTCCTTTCATGACGCTTTTCGCGTTCCTCGGCCAAATTTGCCGCAATCCTCTGCTCGTCCGCCAACCAGTCGTTCAGGTAGCTCACAAATTTCTCGTCTGGTACCAGCTCCGTTCTCGATATCTCTCCGTCGTCTGCGGCGGTCTCGAAGGCGAGCAGTTTGCGTACCTCCTCTGTCGTGTAATTCCATTCCCGGGATGGCGTTGCACATTCACCTGTACAGGCCATTGTCATCCTCGTTGGCGACTCGACGTCGATGTCATCGTCCACGCCGAGCTTCTCGTCGTGGAAAATGCGAACTTTGCCTCGGCCAGTTGGAAAATGGATGGGGTGCCAAGCTTCGTGGTGAAAAGTGAGATTTTCTCCAGTTCCCTTCCACTTGTTTCTTACCATCCCATGACTGACGTCACCATGGTCAGATTTCGAGCTCACAAACACGCAGAGATGGAGGAGGCAGGGTATCAGCGATAAAGCGTGCATGATGGTAAGTTTGTTTCTCCCCCTACAAACAGAAAGTGTGCCTGTCTCTGAGAGAAAGTTGGTAGTAAACCCAGAGCACTTCAAGAGCCTCCGCTAATGGCCATGGGTAATAATCGTTGTAATATCTCCGCACGCGCTGGTGCGTGTCAGTTGCGAAAAAGCTCGGTCATGTCTAGGTAATTCGGACAGTTCTCCGCCAGGCGTTCTCGTCTCATTTCCCGCCACATCTGTCATAACACTGCCACCGGGTAAAAGTTTTGTGTTTCTGGTTGGATTTCCAGCAAAAATTGTTGAACAGACCAAAGGGAAATGAGCCCAAAATCGCAAAGGTAACCCACCGGAGTAACTTTCGTCCGTAGATCCTGTCAAGATCAGAGAAGGCAATGTACCGCTGAAAGTTTGCAGAAACAGACCCGCTTAGCCACGATAAACAATACAGACAGGGAAACGCCTTCTTGTGGGCGTGGTTTCTCTCTGCCTCTCGCTGATTGGATACGCTCTCAGTCTTTGACAATATTACTCGTCACTAACTGTTTACCAGTTGGCGTCCCGTATGGAATCATACATTAAGCTATTCGAAAGATTCTCATCACATATTTTGCTAGAACTTTCGACATAACTGGAGTTTCACTAAACTTGGTAGTCCGTGGCGAGTGATGTGATCAGAAGGCAGGGTGTATTACTGATAACATGACAATCACATTACCTTGACTAATCTGTTGTAGGACCGTCGGACCTAACAAgaaaccaataaaaaaaaaatgaaaacaaacgtctcattttcttctttcatgtcTTTCGCAAGAGGAAGGGGGTTGAGCAGCTAGCCTTTTAACTTTTTGTCATGATGTTAACGCGTAAGCAGTCATTTCATGCCATCTCTTTTCATTCATCTGTCTGCATGGGATAATTGTGCTTTGCAGAACTGAATCAAAAACAATTAACATGTTAAAAAGTTCATTCTAGGTCATAAACCATATAACACAATGGCTTTGAGAATCCAACTTAACTGTCTTTAAATCAACTGCCCCTGATTTCACTTTCTGGAAAAGAGATATCATCCGTGATTCTCTGCTGTTTCTATTTACAATCTGAATTTGACACACAAGATGCTGAAACCAACATGATGCTGTCTCAGAGACACGGTTACGGGTGGAAGGGAATGGAAAAGAAAAGTTGAAGTAATAAGAACTGAGGCAGATTTTAAGAGTGTTAAAATTTACTAAAGTTTAGCGCGGCACTCTCACAAAGGCCTTGTTTTGGCCCTACGCTGCAGAATctcaagtcattttttttttttttttttttggggggggggtgcaaaccCTGATGCCGCAAGCCCTAAACAAGCCAAGGATGTCATGTGTTCGAAGACGTTGCGAGGCTATTTGACAAATCCTGTTATACTTCTTTAAAATCATGCCACCTCCACATTACCTCGAATGAATAAAGTGTAATCAGAAGAATGGAAAATCAGGCGTTGGTGAATCTTCACCAACATCGGacaaaaaattttaaaaatgtggAATACTACAGTTCCGCATTCCTGTTTTTACTATGTTTTATGTTTTAGTGAATCAAAAGTATCTAGCTAGaaactttttttcttaacaACACAAGATAGTGTAATGCAAAGGACATAAGTTGTTTTGTCTTTGATTCCTGTCAAAATTCACGTGAAGGTgaaatgaggaatttttaaTAGATAACATCATGACTTCATTTAGTTTTCATATATGCTTTCAACTTGTAGcattgtttcatgaaaaaaaaaagtaataaaactTGAAAATCCCCAAACCGTATTTTCCTCATTTTGCGTTATCAACGTATTTATGTAATGCTCTTGACAAAAACTCTATCACACTGGTTTTTATCTTAGTCTGTTTATCAAAAACCAACTTGAGCATAATATGGAAATACGTTTAAAATTATATAGAAATGTGTGCATCCATTCACAACCCTAGTCTTACTTGCCTTGTTCTGAAAGAGCATTGCACACATCCCCTTCTTCCTAATCAGATGGCAAGAGATATTTGAGATGAATATTGTTGAGACGAGAAATTTAGAGGTTGATATCATTAGAAGATGAAGTAGAAAAATACAATTGGCAATTCAAAGGACTTCTCTGTCAAAGGAGAGATTCAAACATTTAAATGGAAAATCTCAAGTCGAACTGATGATTTCTCTCAAAGTTTGCTCATAAACCAAGCCTAGCTCATTCAAAGCACGGTTTTGTACCCTTCATATTGTTACATGGTGTTGGCATGAATTGAACAAACATTAAATCTTTAATAGATAACTTCGAATAGTGATCTTCTACAGTTTCTATGAGAAATCTTATAGCGTCATCGTATTACGATGAGTTGATGCCTTGAAGACATCTATTTCACTCTCATGAAAATTCCGGGATATTTTTGGATTTTTTCCCCGCCTGCCACGCCGGGGTTAATCTCTGAAAGATATTGAACTTGACGGAAGAATGTGATATGTCTTTCttattttctatcattttttttttttcgttgagtCTGTCTCTTCGTCATtatgtctaccccccccccccccttttatccTAGTGGTCCACGCATTCCATTCACAAACCTGCGGGTCACAGTGGATCGCAAGCCAATGTCTGAGCTCGCTGTGAAGCGCAATTTCATGTCACGACGGATGAATGCCATGATGTTCGTCGTCGACACGGTAGGTGGTCTTCTCTCCGCGATTAGCAGAAAGCAGTACTTTAAAGGCCATATACGAAACTTCGCAAAAATAAGCTCATATCGCGTTATGGTTGTTCCATTTTACAGCTAAaaggggtatctcactgagcagTGAATGTTTGCGATTGTATAGCCGATCTTAGGCTTTATCAGGGTTCGTAAATAGTTTCAATCTGTAGTTAAGAAACAGTTTCCATTGTAAACAATTCCATGACAAACACTTTTCCTTGTCGAAACTTGTCGCCAAGAATTTCGAAAATGTTCAAAGTTTCTTTGCGAAGAGAAAAACTGTTCGCGACAATGAGAACtattttcaaatttgattgaaactgTTTACGTACCCAGACGAAATGTAAAATTCATTAagattcgctacgttcgcaaacattcgcagCTTAAAGAAACGAAACAACACTAATAATCAATAGTCGTGGTTATTCTAAATGGAAGtgataaaatgaatgtataAAATATTTAAAAACTCAACGTTTCATGCattattctaaatcaatttATAACCTGATTTAAAATGGAAATAATATCGCTTAAAGTTTTATGAATGCAATCGAtaacttattttctttttttcggaaACCTATCTGAAATTTTATACCTCGTTAGAGAGAATTTAATTCCATTCATGTCAAGAAATTCTCTGGCTGATCAGCTTCAGTTTGGCAACAGCGCGTAAACTGTATAGGGAGAAACggcgacacacacacacaatacacgcacacatacacataaatgaCACATCTTCACCGTCCCCAAGGGGGGTGTGGCTTAATTCCCCTTTGGTCCAACTCATCATTCTAATTCTCTTCCACATTCAGTACTCCCTGTAACATGAGGCAGGTGTGGTGGGCAAACAAGACTCGAACATCATTTTGCATGACTTCGACCCATTAAGAAGATGGAATAAAGAAAACTGACCATTTTGCCTCCAAGCACACACGCATGAAATCAAACTATATCGAAAGTGTAGGATAATGAGACATTGGTGGGAAGAAAAGGAAGCACAACTAACGCTTTATGGGACGATGGATTAACCTCGTTTGTGAATATCCGCTGTTTCTACTGCAGTTCTTACTCAAAATCATGCAATGACAAAAAGGTTGAGATATTTAGTTTATAAAATTCCCATGAGAGGGAATAATAATGATGTCATTGTGTATTACCATGGTTTCAGACGGCAGTAATGTTGATGTGAGCTGATTTTTAACCTTGTCAGGGTCAATGTTACCGTGTTACTATATAGCCTCACTATTCTGCGCTTATTTGAAATCAACatacaaagaaagaagagagaaagaaactgGAAAATTTGTGATGACATGAGTTATGCCTACTAGTATACTATCTGGCAATATTTGGCTATTCTCGACATTGCTGGCGACCGATACTGCTTTCGGCCTATACGTAAATTCATACATAGGGTGTGTAGCTGCGAAAATAGTGAGATATACGTATATGGTGCAGTTCACTCTCCTCAATTCGAGGGGCGCTGTGAGAATAATAGGGTGAAAACTTCATGATAAAACTTCCTAAGCCTTTACACAGTGCTGTTACAAAAAGTGCCACGCTGTATACGGAAAATTTCATTCGCTCttaaagtaaaaattcagcGAAAACTACGAAGTTTTTTGGTTTCAAGGGATGAGAAACTAGTCTCCTAGCTTTGGCAAAGTTCTGCGTTTTTGCCCCGCCTGCGATCTGTCTCTTACAACGTTCGCCAGAGAATAGATGCATCGCACCTGTACGATTTCGACGAGATAATCCACGCTTTTCCAGGTTTGCGACTTCCTACTCTTGTAAATATTTGTACAGTTCACTGCTTATGACGAATGCGACAAGTTCAACTTTGACTACTCTGTGTTGACAAGGTCCGCAAACATAACTCTATTCTATTAAAGAGACAGCTGCGACGTAAAACACGTATTGACTGCTATGATGATTTGTACGAATGCCTTACAGATTGAACTCCGATTATATTTCTCTGGCTAGCCGTGGAGATACAAACTGACATACTATAGCGGCGTtgcttattttcttcttcttcttcttcttcttcttcttcttcttcttcttcttcttcttcttcttcttcttcttcttcttctctttctgcttcttgtttttcctttttgggAATCACCGAGTCATAAAATATTGCATAAAAGAGCTCAGGATTATCTCGTCTGGCATAACATGTGACTCAATCAAGATCGCACAGTATCCAATATGCTCCGGCACTCC
The sequence above is drawn from the Diadema setosum chromosome 19, eeDiaSeto1, whole genome shotgun sequence genome and encodes:
- the LOC140242759 gene encoding serine protease 23-like; translation: MHALSLIPCLLHLCVFVSSKSDHGDVSHGMVRNKWKGTGENLTFHHEAWHPIHFPTGRGKVRIFHDEKLGVDDDIDVESPTRMTMACTGECATPSREWNYTTEEVRKLLAFETAADDGEISRTELVPDEKFVSYLNDWLADEQRIAANLAEEREKRHERRRRSIIGTNTRFPIDDRKFLAKEPFSSAVKLSTGCSGVLIGENYVLTAARCIHDGKRYRVPVRQLNVGFRRGRSLKPEEISTTEWERALIWIRVSKAFLPYDWTRLKSTNNLPLDKDYAVLALKRGPERPYLNVSVGSPVNVEESAQLHMSALDSPNDAALYYRFCALQGETAELLYQQCDGDTDAVGAGVYVRRWDGVHGRFTRKVIGVYSGEQSYELDGQPAVNNIATRITPLKFAQICYWLTGDYNECNG